A portion of the Esox lucius isolate fEsoLuc1 chromosome 20, fEsoLuc1.pri, whole genome shotgun sequence genome contains these proteins:
- the mrs2 gene encoding magnesium transporter MRS2 homolog, mitochondrial isoform X3, with protein MEACFKSFTRAGILWRSLEIQCRVLPIGFTCRTAYCSRSILKCQLSKHLSVTRGNATFLQPCQLATYFIRHRVTEASLSTVAPAFVVMKFDKDGNVTSFERKKMELYQELSLQARDLRFQHLTSITARNNNIIIRIEALKAVVTPNCLLVLDFRGLGLERWLVQELAPQLSGDHGALATHSLPFEFRALEAILQHRVNTLQARLNEVQPVILDILESLVDPKLLSADRSKLHILLQNSKNLSELETDIKVFKDSLLKILDEDEMIEELCVTKWTDPCALQ; from the exons ATGGAAGCATGTTTCAAGTCATTTACAAGGGCTGGTATCCTTTGGAGAAGCCTAGAAATTCAATGCAGGGTCCTTCCTATCGGTTTTACCTGCAGGACAGCGTATTGTTCTAGATCAATTTTAAAATGCCAACTCTCCAAGCATCTGTCGGTGACGAGGGGGAACGCAACATTTTTACAACCATGCCAGCTTG caaCATATTTCATTCGCCATAGAGTAACTGAAGCATCCCTCTCCACTGTGGCTCCTGCATTTGTTGTC ATGAAATTTGACAAAGATGGGAATGTTACCTCATTTG agagaaagaaaatggagCTGTATCAAGAACTGAGTCTGCAGGCCAGAGACCTGAGATTCCAACACCTCACCAGCATCACTGCTCGgaacaacaacatcatcattcGCATTGAG GCCTTAAAGGCTGTAGTGACCCCTAACTGCCTGTTGGTGTTGGATTTCCGCGGTCTGGGCTTAGAGAGGTGGCTGGTCCAGGAGTTGGCACCTCAGTTGAGTGGGGACCACGGGGCGCTGGCCACTCATTCGCTGCCATTCGAGTTCCGTGCCCTGGAAGCTATTCTGCAGCACAGG gTGAACACCCTGCAGGCTCGACTGAATGAAGTTCAGCCTGTCATTCTGGATATCCTCGAGTCCCTCGTGGATCCTAAACTGCTCTCCGCAGATCGCAGCAAACTGCACATACTACTGCAGAACAGCAAGAA CCTGTCAGAGTTGGAGACAGACATCAAGGTCTTCAAGGACAGTCTGTTAAAGATCCTAGATGAGGACGAGATGATTGAGGAGCTTTGCGTCACCAAGTGGACGGATCCCTGTGCATT GCAGTGA
- the mrs2 gene encoding magnesium transporter MRS2 homolog, mitochondrial isoform X2 produces MKFDKDGNVTSFERKKMELYQELSLQARDLRFQHLTSITARNNNIIIRIEALKAVVTPNCLLVLDFRGLGLERWLVQELAPQLSGDHGALATHSLPFEFRALEAILQHRVNTLQARLNEVQPVILDILESLVDPKLLSADRSKLHILLQNSKNLSELETDIKVFKDSLLKILDEDEMIEELCVTKWTDPCAFEESSLGIDHAEEMELLLENYFMQAEELGNTTRELKGLIDDSESIIFINLDSHRNVMMRLNLQLTMGTFSLSLFGLMGVAFGMNLESTFEEDPKVFWLVTGFMFLGSGLIWRRLLSFLGRHLEPTVPLQIPNVWKRNQMNSKGAELKSGIR; encoded by the exons ATGAAATTTGACAAAGATGGGAATGTTACCTCATTTG agagaaagaaaatggagCTGTATCAAGAACTGAGTCTGCAGGCCAGAGACCTGAGATTCCAACACCTCACCAGCATCACTGCTCGgaacaacaacatcatcattcGCATTGAG GCCTTAAAGGCTGTAGTGACCCCTAACTGCCTGTTGGTGTTGGATTTCCGCGGTCTGGGCTTAGAGAGGTGGCTGGTCCAGGAGTTGGCACCTCAGTTGAGTGGGGACCACGGGGCGCTGGCCACTCATTCGCTGCCATTCGAGTTCCGTGCCCTGGAAGCTATTCTGCAGCACAGG gTGAACACCCTGCAGGCTCGACTGAATGAAGTTCAGCCTGTCATTCTGGATATCCTCGAGTCCCTCGTGGATCCTAAACTGCTCTCCGCAGATCGCAGCAAACTGCACATACTACTGCAGAACAGCAAGAA CCTGTCAGAGTTGGAGACAGACATCAAGGTCTTCAAGGACAGTCTGTTAAAGATCCTAGATGAGGACGAGATGATTGAGGAGCTTTGCGTCACCAAGTGGACGGATCCCTGTGCATT TGAGGAGAGCAGTCTGGGAATTGATCATGCGGAGGAGATGGAGCTTCTCCTGGAAAACTACTTCATGCAAGCTGAAGAGCTGGGCAACACCACCAGGGAGCTGAAGGGTCTGATAGATGACTCAGAGAGTATTATCTTCATAAACCTGGACAG CCACCGGAACGTGATGATGCGTCTGAACTTGCAGCTCACCATGGgaaccttctccctctccctattCGGCCTCATGGGCGTCGCCTTCGGGATGAACCTGGAGTCCACGTTTGAGGAG GACCCCAAGGTGTTCTGGCTGGTGACAGGCTTCATGTTTCTTGGTAGTGGGCTAATCTGGAGGAGGTTGCTGTCTTTCCTGGGCCGACACCTGGAGCCAACTGTCCCTCTACAG ATCCCAAATGTGTGGAAAAGAAACCAAATGAACTCCAAGGGAGCTGAGCTTAAGAGTGGAATAAGATGA
- the mrs2 gene encoding magnesium transporter MRS2 homolog, mitochondrial isoform X1, which produces MEACFKSFTRAGILWRSLEIQCRVLPIGFTCRTAYCSRSILKCQLSKHLSVTRGNATFLQPCQLATYFIRHRVTEASLSTVAPAFVVMKFDKDGNVTSFERKKMELYQELSLQARDLRFQHLTSITARNNNIIIRIEALKAVVTPNCLLVLDFRGLGLERWLVQELAPQLSGDHGALATHSLPFEFRALEAILQHRVNTLQARLNEVQPVILDILESLVDPKLLSADRSKLHILLQNSKNLSELETDIKVFKDSLLKILDEDEMIEELCVTKWTDPCAFEESSLGIDHAEEMELLLENYFMQAEELGNTTRELKGLIDDSESIIFINLDSHRNVMMRLNLQLTMGTFSLSLFGLMGVAFGMNLESTFEEDPKVFWLVTGFMFLGSGLIWRRLLSFLGRHLEPTVPLQIPNVWKRNQMNSKGAELKSGIR; this is translated from the exons ATGGAAGCATGTTTCAAGTCATTTACAAGGGCTGGTATCCTTTGGAGAAGCCTAGAAATTCAATGCAGGGTCCTTCCTATCGGTTTTACCTGCAGGACAGCGTATTGTTCTAGATCAATTTTAAAATGCCAACTCTCCAAGCATCTGTCGGTGACGAGGGGGAACGCAACATTTTTACAACCATGCCAGCTTG caaCATATTTCATTCGCCATAGAGTAACTGAAGCATCCCTCTCCACTGTGGCTCCTGCATTTGTTGTC ATGAAATTTGACAAAGATGGGAATGTTACCTCATTTG agagaaagaaaatggagCTGTATCAAGAACTGAGTCTGCAGGCCAGAGACCTGAGATTCCAACACCTCACCAGCATCACTGCTCGgaacaacaacatcatcattcGCATTGAG GCCTTAAAGGCTGTAGTGACCCCTAACTGCCTGTTGGTGTTGGATTTCCGCGGTCTGGGCTTAGAGAGGTGGCTGGTCCAGGAGTTGGCACCTCAGTTGAGTGGGGACCACGGGGCGCTGGCCACTCATTCGCTGCCATTCGAGTTCCGTGCCCTGGAAGCTATTCTGCAGCACAGG gTGAACACCCTGCAGGCTCGACTGAATGAAGTTCAGCCTGTCATTCTGGATATCCTCGAGTCCCTCGTGGATCCTAAACTGCTCTCCGCAGATCGCAGCAAACTGCACATACTACTGCAGAACAGCAAGAA CCTGTCAGAGTTGGAGACAGACATCAAGGTCTTCAAGGACAGTCTGTTAAAGATCCTAGATGAGGACGAGATGATTGAGGAGCTTTGCGTCACCAAGTGGACGGATCCCTGTGCATT TGAGGAGAGCAGTCTGGGAATTGATCATGCGGAGGAGATGGAGCTTCTCCTGGAAAACTACTTCATGCAAGCTGAAGAGCTGGGCAACACCACCAGGGAGCTGAAGGGTCTGATAGATGACTCAGAGAGTATTATCTTCATAAACCTGGACAG CCACCGGAACGTGATGATGCGTCTGAACTTGCAGCTCACCATGGgaaccttctccctctccctattCGGCCTCATGGGCGTCGCCTTCGGGATGAACCTGGAGTCCACGTTTGAGGAG GACCCCAAGGTGTTCTGGCTGGTGACAGGCTTCATGTTTCTTGGTAGTGGGCTAATCTGGAGGAGGTTGCTGTCTTTCCTGGGCCGACACCTGGAGCCAACTGTCCCTCTACAG ATCCCAAATGTGTGGAAAAGAAACCAAATGAACTCCAAGGGAGCTGAGCTTAAGAGTGGAATAAGATGA